A DNA window from Maribellus comscasis contains the following coding sequences:
- a CDS encoding diacylglycerol/lipid kinase family protein, producing the protein MKKKSKQKILFVINPKSGNNRKGDYETQILDFAKTEGFEYKIYKTTGENDSKDIRELLNIYRPDKVIAFGGDGTFNMVAVEMIGKKAALGIIPGGSANGLAFNLDIPTRFSDALEISIKGRGVPMDVIRVNDKYYCFHLSDVGINARIVKRFEKEDTRGMIGYGKQLFKELFSPKSFFSYNIETGGRKKRLKAEMIVIANAQSYGTGVKINPAGNISDGKFEIVTIKPYPWWFVFNFIFAGFTGNLHRMEYVKVYRSEKAKITLDKTQDFQIDGEVIGKVKNLKLEIIPNAIQVIRG; encoded by the coding sequence TTGAAAAAGAAATCAAAACAAAAAATTTTATTTGTTATCAATCCCAAGTCGGGAAACAACCGGAAAGGAGATTATGAAACACAAATCTTAGATTTTGCCAAAACGGAAGGATTTGAGTATAAAATTTACAAAACAACGGGAGAAAACGATAGTAAAGATATCCGCGAGTTGCTGAATATTTACCGGCCTGATAAAGTTATTGCGTTTGGAGGAGATGGAACATTTAATATGGTAGCCGTAGAAATGATTGGCAAAAAAGCTGCACTTGGCATCATTCCGGGGGGATCTGCAAACGGACTGGCTTTTAACCTTGATATTCCAACGCGTTTTTCCGATGCTTTGGAAATAAGTATAAAGGGGCGCGGCGTGCCGATGGATGTTATCCGGGTGAATGACAAATATTATTGTTTCCACTTAAGTGATGTGGGAATAAATGCAAGAATTGTAAAACGTTTTGAAAAAGAGGATACAAGGGGAATGATCGGTTATGGGAAACAGCTTTTTAAAGAACTATTTTCACCCAAGTCTTTTTTTTCATATAACATTGAAACAGGAGGAAGAAAAAAGAGGTTGAAGGCTGAAATGATTGTAATTGCAAATGCTCAGAGCTACGGAACAGGAGTAAAAATAAATCCGGCTGGAAATATTAGTGACGGAAAATTTGAAATTGTAACAATCAAACCTTATCCGTGGTGGTTTGTGTTTAATTTTATTTTTGCGGGTTTTACCGGTAATCTTCATCGTATGGAGTATGTAAAGGTTTATCGGTCAGAAAAGGCAAAAATAACGCTGGATAAAACTCAGGATTTTCAAATCGACGGTGAAGTAATCGGAAAAGTTAAAAACTTGAAACTGGAGATTATTCCGAATGCAATTCAAGTTATTCGGGGGTAG
- a CDS encoding App1 family protein → MKYFKPVFRGIKKPFKFLKVFLKQKAGWLDVPKILPYKGYGNETDVFIEGMVIEDKGLTKPKDNQQLWQNILATFKRFSSNEIPGVKVKAEFLHEKQIATTDEKGFFSFHFYLPDKKNELLTKEWHTVHLSLLDQIVENQPQIYTTGEVRIISGNQSRIIVSDIDDTVMISHSTQTLRKLRLMLLKNALTRLPFPGVAQFYQSLTNGKEKQENNPFFYVSSSEWNLYDLLEDFFSFNKLPKGVFLLRKLNNSIYKFWKSGGGNHDHKYKKIKALLKFYPQQKFILIGDSGQQDPSIYSKIAFEFPGRIEAIYIRRIRSKSFAEKQENLDEKLLEVQTLYTEVKDTIQAARHASKNGLINAGVPSEIKN, encoded by the coding sequence ATGAAGTATTTTAAACCTGTTTTTAGAGGAATAAAAAAGCCATTTAAATTCTTAAAAGTATTTTTAAAACAAAAAGCCGGATGGTTAGATGTACCCAAGATTCTTCCCTACAAAGGCTACGGAAATGAAACAGACGTTTTTATAGAAGGTATGGTAATAGAGGATAAAGGATTAACCAAACCAAAAGATAATCAGCAACTTTGGCAAAACATATTGGCAACCTTTAAACGTTTTTCGAGTAACGAAATCCCCGGCGTAAAGGTAAAGGCGGAATTCCTGCATGAAAAACAAATAGCAACTACTGATGAAAAGGGATTCTTTTCCTTTCACTTCTATTTACCTGATAAAAAAAATGAATTACTTACCAAAGAATGGCATACTGTGCACCTCAGCCTACTCGATCAAATTGTGGAAAATCAACCACAAATTTACACAACGGGTGAGGTCAGAATAATTTCCGGAAACCAGTCAAGAATCATTGTTTCGGATATTGATGACACTGTAATGATCTCTCATTCCACCCAAACACTGAGAAAATTGCGGTTGATGCTGTTAAAAAACGCTCTTACCCGTCTGCCATTTCCTGGCGTAGCTCAATTTTACCAATCGCTCACCAATGGAAAAGAAAAACAGGAAAACAATCCCTTTTTTTATGTTTCCAGCAGCGAATGGAATTTGTACGACCTCCTCGAAGATTTTTTCAGTTTTAACAAACTTCCCAAAGGGGTTTTTCTGTTGCGAAAACTAAACAACAGTATCTATAAATTTTGGAAATCAGGAGGAGGAAATCATGACCACAAGTATAAAAAAATAAAGGCGTTGCTAAAATTTTACCCGCAACAAAAATTTATTCTTATTGGCGACAGCGGTCAGCAGGATCCATCCATTTATTCAAAAATTGCATTTGAGTTTCCCGGTCGGATTGAAGCCATTTATATCAGAAGGATCAGGTCGAAAAGTTTTGCCGAAAAACAGGAAAACCTCGACGAAAAGTTACTGGAGGTACAAACGCTTTATACCGAAGTAAAGGACACGATTCAGGCCGCCCGGCACGCTTCAAAAAACGGTTTAATAAATGCGGGGGTACCGTCAGAAATCAAAAACTAA
- a CDS encoding STAS/SEC14 domain-containing protein — MFQVLDITQKDLIAIKVDGNNTKNDYDKITPLIEKSVEKFGKIKFYVQLDNVKSITPTAFREDLKTYVKHFDDIDKIAVVGENAWQKLWSNLATPFVSGTVEYFSHEDIAEARNWIID; from the coding sequence ATGTTCCAGGTTTTAGATATTACTCAAAAAGATTTGATTGCCATCAAGGTGGATGGCAACAATACAAAAAATGATTACGACAAAATTACGCCGCTTATCGAAAAATCGGTAGAAAAATTTGGCAAAATAAAATTTTACGTCCAGTTGGATAATGTAAAAAGTATCACACCCACTGCATTCCGGGAAGATCTAAAAACATACGTAAAGCATTTCGACGACATTGATAAAATAGCTGTTGTCGGCGAAAATGCATGGCAAAAATTGTGGTCAAACCTGGCAACTCCGTTTGTTTCTGGAACGGTAGAATATTTTTCTCACGAGGATATTGCTGAAGCCAGGAACTGGATAATTGATTAA
- a CDS encoding OsmC family protein, producing MKTNKAHANWQGNLKKGIGTVKLNESGKEVAYNFSSRFEDGKGTNPEELIAAAHAGCFSMAFSGLLTEEGYEPKSIDTTAKVTIEKADGGFKISKSELTTEAVVPDIDKNIFKELAAKAKENCPVSQALSSLEITLEASLKE from the coding sequence ATGAAAACAAATAAAGCTCATGCCAATTGGCAAGGAAATTTAAAAAAAGGCATTGGAACAGTAAAACTTAATGAGTCAGGAAAAGAGGTTGCGTATAATTTTTCATCAAGATTTGAAGATGGGAAAGGTACAAATCCTGAAGAACTGATAGCGGCAGCACATGCCGGTTGTTTTTCTATGGCATTTTCAGGCTTGCTTACCGAAGAAGGTTACGAACCCAAATCGATTGACACAACCGCGAAAGTAACCATTGAGAAAGCGGACGGTGGTTTTAAAATAAGTAAAAGTGAGTTGACAACGGAGGCGGTGGTGCCAGATATTGATAAAAATATTTTTAAAGAGCTGGCAGCAAAAGCAAAAGAAAATTGCCCCGTTTCACAGGCGCTTTCTTCTCTTGAAATTACACTTGAAGCAAGCCTTAAAGAATAG
- a CDS encoding DUF302 domain-containing protein, with amino-acid sequence MKYYIEKVLNADFETAVSSAKNELKKEGFGILTEINIDEKFKEKLGVENYNKYRILGACNPALAYDALEMEDKIGTMLPCNVIVKEMSPDKTEVAAISPIASMQAVQNDDLKSFARLVNLKLEKAIAAL; translated from the coding sequence ATGAAATATTATATAGAAAAGGTGTTGAATGCAGATTTTGAGACAGCGGTTTCTTCTGCAAAAAATGAATTAAAAAAAGAAGGTTTTGGTATTCTGACCGAAATCAACATTGACGAAAAGTTCAAGGAAAAGTTGGGAGTTGAAAATTATAATAAATACAGGATTCTGGGGGCCTGCAACCCTGCTCTTGCCTACGATGCATTGGAAATGGAAGACAAGATTGGCACGATGTTACCTTGCAACGTCATCGTAAAAGAAATGTCCCCGGACAAGACTGAAGTAGCAGCAATCAGTCCAATTGCATCGATGCAGGCAGTTCAAAACGATGACCTTAAAAGTTTTGCAAGATTGGTGAATCTAAAGCTTGAAAAAGCAATTGCCGCATTATAA
- a CDS encoding copper-translocating P-type ATPase — MHNHNHQNSEPDYSTKKRSGEHKQHDNNTSQHHEHESHKNHGHKHHDHTEHHLQMIKDFRKRFWISLGLTLPILVLSPFIQNLLNYNFEFGFSKYLLFILSAFIYFYGGWPFITGLAEEFKKRQPGMMTLIAIAISVAFGYSTATTFGVEGDSFFWELASLIDIMLVGHWIEMKSVVNASGALKSLVELMPSEAHLLKNGDSEDIKVSRLKSGDLVLVRPGEKIPVDGIIEEGESNINESMVTGESKPVKKNRGDKVIGGTINGKSSVKVKVKGVGEDAYLNKVIKMVREAQNKKSKSQYLADKVAFWLTIAALVIGFGTLTTWLLIGKPFVFALERMASVMVITCPHALGLAVPLVVAISTSVSAKRGLLIRNRTAFENARKISVVVFDKTGTLTKGNFGVTRFGNFSKKTEDKEVIKLAASLESQSEHPLAEGILRKAREEKLNWDKAENFESISGKGIKGEVAGEKVKVVSPGYLKENNIKIPEGDFNDAQETVVFILKNENPLGFIALADEIRDEAFEAVETLKDNGLKLVMMTGDNKKVAKSVSEKLGLDDFYAELLPDQKLEKIKELQKNGEFICMTGDGINDAPALASADVGIAVGSGTDVAAETADIILVNSNPGDIASLIVFGQETYKKMIQNFIWASGYNIVAIPLAAGVLISAGIMISPALGAVLMSFSTVIVAINAQLLKKKMRTA; from the coding sequence ATGCACAATCATAATCATCAAAATAGTGAGCCAGATTACTCAACTAAAAAGCGAAGTGGTGAGCATAAACAGCACGACAACAATACTTCACAGCATCATGAGCATGAATCTCATAAAAATCACGGACACAAGCACCACGACCACACAGAACATCACCTGCAAATGATAAAAGATTTTAGAAAACGGTTTTGGATTTCGTTGGGCCTAACACTTCCCATTCTTGTCCTGTCTCCGTTTATTCAAAACCTGTTGAACTACAATTTCGAATTTGGTTTTTCAAAATACCTGCTTTTTATACTGTCAGCGTTTATCTATTTCTACGGTGGCTGGCCATTTATTACCGGACTGGCAGAAGAATTCAAAAAAAGACAGCCTGGAATGATGACGTTGATTGCAATAGCCATTTCCGTAGCATTTGGATACAGTACCGCAACAACTTTTGGTGTTGAAGGCGATTCTTTTTTCTGGGAGCTTGCATCATTAATTGATATCATGTTGGTGGGTCATTGGATCGAGATGAAATCGGTAGTAAACGCTTCGGGAGCATTGAAGAGCCTGGTTGAGTTGATGCCTTCTGAGGCTCACCTTTTAAAAAATGGCGATTCAGAAGATATAAAAGTGAGCAGGTTGAAATCGGGAGATTTGGTTTTGGTACGCCCGGGGGAAAAGATTCCGGTGGATGGTATCATTGAAGAAGGTGAAAGTAATATCAATGAATCGATGGTAACGGGCGAATCAAAACCTGTAAAGAAAAATAGAGGCGATAAAGTTATTGGTGGAACTATCAACGGAAAAAGCTCTGTAAAAGTAAAAGTAAAAGGAGTAGGAGAGGATGCGTATTTAAATAAAGTAATTAAAATGGTGAGGGAGGCACAGAATAAAAAGTCAAAGTCTCAATATCTGGCTGATAAAGTTGCATTTTGGTTAACCATTGCCGCGCTTGTTATTGGTTTTGGAACATTAACTACCTGGCTCCTTATTGGAAAACCATTTGTTTTCGCACTGGAAAGAATGGCCAGTGTAATGGTAATAACTTGTCCACATGCTTTGGGTTTGGCAGTACCACTTGTAGTTGCTATTTCTACTTCTGTTTCGGCAAAGCGAGGCTTGTTAATCAGAAACCGGACGGCTTTTGAAAATGCAAGAAAAATTTCAGTGGTGGTCTTTGATAAAACGGGAACATTAACAAAGGGAAATTTTGGAGTTACGAGGTTTGGCAATTTTTCAAAAAAGACAGAAGACAAAGAAGTTATAAAGTTGGCGGCGTCACTCGAATCGCAATCGGAACATCCGCTGGCAGAAGGAATCTTAAGAAAAGCCAGAGAAGAAAAGCTGAACTGGGATAAAGCTGAAAACTTCGAAAGTATTTCAGGTAAGGGTATTAAAGGGGAAGTTGCAGGAGAAAAGGTAAAAGTGGTAAGCCCCGGATATTTAAAAGAAAATAATATAAAAATTCCGGAAGGAGATTTTAACGACGCACAGGAAACAGTGGTTTTTATTTTGAAAAATGAAAACCCGCTAGGATTTATTGCTCTTGCTGACGAAATAAGAGATGAGGCGTTTGAAGCTGTGGAAACATTAAAAGACAATGGTTTAAAACTGGTAATGATGACCGGTGACAATAAAAAGGTAGCCAAAAGCGTAAGTGAGAAACTTGGACTCGATGATTTTTACGCAGAACTTTTGCCCGACCAAAAATTGGAGAAAATTAAGGAATTACAGAAAAATGGAGAATTTATATGTATGACAGGTGACGGTATTAATGATGCTCCGGCTCTTGCCTCTGCTGATGTTGGTATTGCCGTTGGATCAGGAACCGATGTTGCCGCCGAAACAGCAGATATTATTCTTGTAAACAGTAATCCCGGGGACATCGCATCGTTGATTGTTTTTGGACAGGAGACTTACAAAAAGATGATCCAGAATTTCATTTGGGCAAGCGGGTATAACATAGTGGCTATTCCTTTGGCTGCAGGTGTTTTAATCAGTGCGGGAATAATGATTAGCCCGGCTTTGGGCGCCGTTTTAATGAGTTTTAGTACTGTAATTGTTGCTATTAATGCACAGCTGTTAAAGAAGAAAATGAGAACAGCTTAA
- a CDS encoding sigma-54-dependent transcriptional regulator, translating to MKKVLVIDDDTFMCDLIVNHLKQNNFEAKGTYTGRNGIKLIEKNNFDIVLCDYRLPATDGFKILQELKSKKPLLPVIIMTAYAEVRMAVKLIKSGAYDYITKPVQPEELLRIINKALESTDERETSNSFREKFITGKSKAIQGVMQHVKVVAPTDLTVLIEGETGSGKEYVAKAIHYASKRSKKPFVAVDCGAIPKDLANSELFGHIKGAFTGAINNKVGYFEQAKGGTLFLDEVGNLSYENQVKLLRALQERFINKVGDNKVIKVDVRVITASNDDLLKLVETNEFREDLYHRLNGFKIHLPPLRERGEDMLEFASFFIEQANRAFEKSVEGIDEDAKKLMFKYNWHGNIRELQNVVNRAVLLSKSDVIQADVLPDEIRFNNLQTGGRQNNFSGHRDVKELKEATLITEKEVITNALIESNYNKSKAAKILNIDRKTLYNKINQYDIEI from the coding sequence ATGAAAAAAGTACTTGTAATAGACGATGATACATTTATGTGCGACTTAATAGTAAACCACCTTAAACAAAATAATTTTGAGGCAAAGGGTACTTATACGGGAAGAAACGGTATCAAGCTGATTGAAAAAAATAATTTTGATATTGTTTTATGTGACTATCGTCTTCCCGCCACCGACGGGTTTAAAATTTTACAGGAACTAAAATCAAAAAAGCCACTACTTCCGGTTATTATTATGACAGCTTATGCCGAGGTGCGTATGGCTGTAAAGTTAATAAAATCGGGAGCTTATGATTATATAACGAAGCCGGTTCAGCCGGAAGAGCTTTTGCGGATTATAAACAAGGCTCTGGAATCTACAGATGAAAGAGAAACCTCCAATTCATTCAGAGAGAAATTTATTACCGGAAAGAGCAAAGCCATTCAGGGAGTAATGCAACATGTAAAAGTTGTTGCTCCAACCGACCTGACTGTTTTGATTGAAGGTGAGACGGGCTCAGGAAAAGAATATGTTGCCAAAGCAATTCATTATGCAAGCAAGCGCAGTAAAAAGCCTTTTGTGGCGGTTGATTGCGGAGCTATTCCAAAAGACCTTGCAAACAGTGAACTTTTCGGACATATAAAAGGAGCATTTACCGGAGCGATTAATAACAAAGTTGGTTATTTTGAGCAGGCAAAAGGTGGTACACTTTTTCTTGATGAGGTTGGGAATCTTTCCTATGAGAATCAGGTTAAGTTACTGCGTGCTTTACAGGAAAGATTTATAAATAAAGTAGGTGACAACAAGGTAATTAAAGTTGATGTGAGAGTGATTACCGCATCAAATGATGATTTGTTAAAACTGGTTGAGACCAATGAATTCAGAGAGGATTTGTATCATCGATTGAACGGATTTAAAATACATCTTCCACCCTTGCGCGAACGCGGTGAAGATATGTTGGAATTTGCTTCTTTTTTTATTGAGCAGGCAAACAGAGCTTTCGAAAAATCGGTAGAAGGAATCGACGAGGACGCAAAAAAGCTGATGTTTAAATACAACTGGCACGGTAACATTCGCGAGCTTCAAAATGTCGTAAACAGGGCAGTGTTGCTGTCAAAAAGCGATGTTATTCAGGCTGATGTCTTACCCGATGAGATCAGGTTTAATAATCTTCAAACGGGAGGGAGGCAAAACAATTTTAGTGGTCACCGCGATGTGAAAGAGTTAAAAGAAGCCACACTTATAACTGAAAAAGAGGTGATAACCAATGCGTTGATTGAATCAAATTATAACAAATCAAAAGCTGCTAAAATCCTTAATATCGACCGGAAAACATTGTATAATAAAATAAATCAGTATGATATTGAGATTTAG
- a CDS encoding redox-sensing transcriptional repressor Rex, which yields MNETGKYKMNRKVPEPTLKRLPGYLYYLDKVKEQGIINISAPMIGKDLKCDPTQVVKDLAVTGIKGKPRVGYNTYELIHALEDYLGFNRTNEAFIVGAGNLGSALMAYQEHQSLGLKIIAAFDVDEKKIGTHVGRIHILEYNKLFSLSNRLDVKIGILTTPNSVAQDVAEDLVNCGIKAIWNFTSAILHLPDDIIVQSTSMSSYAAVLLRRLNDSEK from the coding sequence ATGAACGAAACAGGAAAATACAAAATGAACCGGAAAGTACCGGAACCGACATTAAAAAGGTTGCCCGGTTATTTGTATTACCTGGATAAAGTCAAAGAGCAGGGAATCATTAACATTTCAGCTCCAATGATTGGAAAAGATTTAAAATGTGATCCTACTCAGGTGGTAAAAGATTTGGCTGTCACCGGCATAAAAGGAAAGCCAAGGGTTGGTTATAATACCTACGAATTAATTCATGCACTTGAGGATTATCTTGGGTTTAACCGCACAAATGAAGCTTTTATTGTCGGGGCTGGTAATTTAGGATCCGCCTTAATGGCTTATCAGGAACACCAGTCATTAGGACTAAAAATTATTGCGGCTTTTGATGTTGACGAGAAGAAGATTGGGACACATGTTGGGAGGATTCATATACTGGAATACAATAAGTTATTTAGTCTTTCAAACCGTTTGGATGTGAAGATTGGAATACTTACCACACCCAACAGCGTTGCCCAGGATGTGGCAGAAGATCTGGTGAACTGCGGCATCAAAGCTATCTGGAATTTTACATCGGCTATTTTACATTTGCCCGATGATATAATTGTTCAGAGTACATCGATGAGTTCTTATGCTGCCGTTTTGCTGAGGCGGCTGAATGATTCTGAAAAGTAA
- a CDS encoding ClpP family protease — MTKMHKSDMEDKKQSVQKRIESKLLEQRKVFLWGQVDDDSAEDIVSKLLYLEADKPGEKITFFINSPGGVVTSGLSILDTMKIISSPVSTVCMGLAASMGSILLSAGEKKQRFIYPLGKVLIHQPSIGMLQGTASDLEIHAKQIIKTKKLLAEILAKNSNHNVEQILKDFERDYWMDSNESIDYGIVDGVYKME; from the coding sequence ATGACAAAAATGCATAAATCGGATATGGAAGATAAAAAGCAAAGTGTTCAAAAACGAATTGAATCAAAATTACTGGAACAGCGAAAAGTATTTCTGTGGGGACAGGTTGATGACGACTCAGCGGAAGATATTGTAAGCAAACTTCTATATCTTGAAGCAGACAAGCCCGGAGAAAAGATTACCTTTTTTATTAACAGCCCGGGCGGAGTTGTTACCTCCGGACTATCAATTCTTGATACAATGAAAATAATCTCATCGCCTGTTTCAACTGTTTGTATGGGACTGGCTGCTTCAATGGGATCCATTTTGTTGTCAGCAGGAGAAAAAAAACAACGATTTATTTATCCTCTCGGGAAAGTGCTGATTCATCAACCCAGTATAGGAATGCTACAGGGAACAGCCAGCGATCTTGAAATTCACGCCAAACAAATCATTAAAACAAAAAAGCTTTTGGCTGAAATATTAGCAAAAAACAGTAATCATAACGTGGAGCAAATCTTAAAAGATTTTGAAAGAGATTACTGGATGGATTCAAATGAATCAATCGACTATGGTATTGTTGACGGAGTCTACAAAATGGAATAA
- a CDS encoding gliding motility-associated C-terminal domain-containing protein — translation MKRQSSLPIIFFLLFFLGAQSLMAQISAPGAAGGGETNYPSFSETDSIFIFCVENESTQAGQLSASTELTGTKTFLWEVYNSETASFDFYFSESLETGTSSITGLTDGCYRVTVSQGETSNVYRAWVFNTWIQAEGTVLYPSCESFALDGSFTSSEIRYRDLSTNAEVSLSRDMKVQWKEGDVVLSTVLNPELFDPPTSNIDYTLRVYDRFGCEVNINVLYEPIAAKASFEVDADWTEEMTGEAPLEVTFTNTSENADPTGYEWFFYRDLNEIKEEAESGQSEIDSILLVAYDENPVYTYENTGTYMVKLVAKNFANDTLTCVDTTMMEDYIFVDSSFVQVPNVFTPNGDGTNDEFIVKFWSMKSIKISIFNRWGKRIHFWDKSDIRGFEETYAESVWDGRIGGRFASPGVYYYVVEGRGRDGKTRKAHGFVHLFRGK, via the coding sequence ATGAAGAGACAAAGTAGTTTACCTATAATATTTTTTTTATTGTTCTTTTTAGGTGCCCAATCTTTAATGGCGCAAATATCGGCTCCGGGAGCTGCCGGCGGAGGAGAAACCAACTATCCGTCATTTTCTGAAACAGATAGTATTTTTATTTTTTGTGTTGAAAACGAGTCTACACAGGCAGGTCAGCTAAGTGCAAGCACGGAACTTACGGGAACCAAAACATTTTTATGGGAAGTTTACAACAGTGAAACTGCTTCGTTTGATTTTTATTTTTCTGAAAGTTTGGAGACCGGAACCTCTTCAATTACAGGACTTACAGATGGATGTTACCGTGTAACCGTTTCGCAGGGAGAGACATCAAATGTTTACAGAGCATGGGTTTTTAATACCTGGATTCAAGCCGAAGGAACGGTTTTGTATCCGAGTTGTGAATCATTTGCGCTAGATGGCAGCTTTACTTCTTCTGAAATAAGGTATCGCGATTTGTCTACGAATGCGGAAGTTAGTCTTTCCAGAGATATGAAGGTCCAATGGAAAGAAGGCGATGTCGTTCTCTCCACTGTTCTCAATCCTGAATTGTTTGATCCGCCAACTTCAAATATTGATTACACACTTCGTGTTTACGATCGTTTTGGATGTGAAGTGAACATTAATGTACTATATGAGCCTATTGCAGCAAAAGCGAGTTTTGAGGTAGATGCCGATTGGACAGAAGAAATGACCGGAGAAGCGCCGCTTGAAGTCACATTTACAAATACTTCTGAAAATGCCGACCCAACTGGTTATGAGTGGTTTTTTTATCGCGATTTAAATGAAATCAAGGAAGAAGCAGAGAGCGGGCAAAGCGAGATCGACAGTATCCTGCTTGTAGCGTATGACGAGAATCCGGTTTATACTTATGAAAACACCGGAACATACATGGTTAAACTTGTTGCAAAAAATTTCGCAAATGATACCTTAACATGCGTTGACACCACGATGATGGAGGACTATATTTTTGTTGATTCATCTTTTGTTCAGGTTCCAAATGTTTTTACTCCAAACGGAGATGGTACCAATGATGAGTTTATCGTCAAATTCTGGTCGATGAAAAGTATAAAAATCTCAATTTTTAACCGTTGGGGAAAACGAATCCATTTTTGGGATAAATCAGATATCAGAGGTTTTGAAGAAACCTACGCGGAATCAGTTTGGGACGGGCGAATCGGGGGCAGGTTTGCCAGCCCCGGAGTGTATTATTATGTTGTTGAAGGTCGGGGACGCGATGGAAAAACACGAAAAGCGCATGGATTTGTCCATCTTTTCAGAGGGAAATAG